A segment of the Asinibacterium sp. OR53 genome:
TTTACAACTTTCAAAAAGAACGGTGGCCACGATCCGGCAAAACCTGTTCTGGGCCTTTATCTATAACATCATTGGTATACCGTTGGCGGCCGGTGTGTTGTTCCCGGTGAACGGGTTCCTGCTGAACCCCATGATTGCCGGCGCCGCTATGGCGTTGAGCAGCATCAGCGTGGTAAGCAACAGCCTGCGGCTTAAACTGACCAAACTTTCTTAATCCTATCATTCACCATTAAAAGATCCATCATGGAAACTTTACAGTTCAAAACAAACATCAAATGTTCCGGTTGTGTTTCAAAAGCAACCCCTTTTCTTAACAATACCGCAGGAGCCAACAACTGGTCGGTAGACGTTCAAAGCAACGATAAAGTGTTAACGGTAGTAAAAGAGGGCATAGCATCTTCCGACGCGATCATTCAATCGCTGGCAGAGGCAGGCTTCCAGGCTCATCTGATTGGCCAGGAATAGTGTTGATAATTAACCGTTAAAATGTGAACTATTAATTACCGGTATTGTTAGGTATAGTTGGATAATTATGTATTTTAATGTAATTGTTTTACTAACCCAGCAGTATGATACCTCTACCACTTGTCACACCTGATGATAAGCGGCCGGCAAATGCCGGTTTTGCACAGGTGATGCTCAACAACCTTACAGGGCAAAGATCGTTACACGCTACCCGGTTTTTTGATGCAGGAGATATCATTTGTACGTTTGGTGCGGGCTCTGTACAAACAGAAGCCAGTTACCTCACCGTGCAAACCGGTATTAACCGGCACATTACATTGCAGCCCGAGTTCCTGCAATACATCAACCATAGCTGCGACCCGAATGTTTTTTTCAATACTACCAGCTTTGAGCTGGAGGCATTGAAACCCATTCAACCCGGCGATGAGTTGATGTTTTTTTATCCTTCTACCGAATGGAACATGGCCCAGCCCTTCGAGTGTTACTGTGGTTCAGCGCAATGCCTGCAACAGATCCGGGGTGCAGCTCATTTAACGGATGATGAACTGCGTCCGTATAAGCTCACCAATTTTATCAGGCAGCAACTGCAAAAAAGAAAGCACTAAAGACAATGCCTTCCAAGCCTTTAAAAGTGTGGGTATTGGCACCACACCTGCTTACAAATGATGCCAACATAGATTATTACTACGATTTCTCGCAAAGCATTGCTGAGTATACTGCTACTTTTGGCGCACTCAAACTCAACTGGCAGTGGCAGCCGGTGACCATGAACGATTATACAGACGTCATTGAAAAAATATACGAAGAGAGCAAAAACGGAACCCTGCCGGTGGTATTGAATTTATGCGATGGTGATGAAGTGAATGGAACACCCGGCGTATCTGTTGTAAAGCTGCTGGAAAAAAAAGGGCTGGTGTACACCGGCTCCGACGAATATTTTTATCGTGTTACCACTTCCAAGATTCCCATGAAGCAGGCTTTCGAAGCGGCAGGCGTACCCACCCCCAAATGGGAAGCCATCCGTTCTCCCAAACAAAGCATCGAGTGTATTTTTTCAAGACTGGGCAGTCCTATTATTGTAAAACCTGCCGTTTCCGGCGGCAGCATGGGTGTGGGTATCAAGAACGTAGTGAGCAGTTATGAAGAATTGAACAGCCAGGTGCAACAGATGTTTGCCGGCTATCGCGGATGGAACCTTGCTGCCGATGGCTTGCTGGCCGAATCTTTTATCAAAGGACCTGAATTCACTACGCTAATTGTTGGCTCGTGGCGGCGGCCCGATCTGTGTAAAGTGTATACCCCTGTTGAAAGGGTGTTCCATTCATCTTTACCAGACACCGAAAAATTCCTGTCGTTCGATCGCCTCTGGGAGATCTATGAAGAAGAAGCCCCCATGCCCGGCGATGACAGTTTTTATGAATACCAGGAACCCGATCAACAACTGCAGGAGCGCATCAAACAAATCAGTCTCGATGCTTATCTTGCCGTAAAGGGCACAGGATATACACGGGTAGACCTGCGTATGGACAGCCAGACCGGCAAACTTTATGTGCTGGAAGTAAATGCGCAGTGCGGATTGAGTGAAGACGAAGATTACACTTCCATCGGCGCCATTCTGCGCCTGAGTAATGAATCATTTACCGGCCTCGTCATGGAGATCATCAACGACGCATTGGAAAGAAAAAGAATTGGCAAGTGAACCAGAACCAACTACGGGTGAAAAAAGTATGCGTGCTGCAGCCCGACTACTCCACCACATCGGTCGATTACCAGTATTACGATCCGCCGCGCGATCTTTCACACCTGCTTCCGGGTGTAGAAGTAGATCATGTGTTACTGAACAAGCTCACTACTTACAAACAGTTAAAAGCTTTATCGCACAAAGGCTATGATATTTTCATCAACCTCTGCGAAGGATACCTGGAATGGGAAGTGCCTTCGATAGATGTGATCCATACATTGGAAATGCTCGACCTGCCATTCACCGGCCCGAGCAGCGCTTTATACGATCCGCCCAAAGAGCAAATGAAATATGTGGCTTATTGCGAAAGCATCAAAACACCCGAATATGTGCTGATCGAATCGGAAGCCGAAGTGGAGAAAGCTGTTGAGAAACTGCAATTCCCGCTTTTTGTAAAGCCTGCCAAAGCAGGCGACAGCCTGGGCATCGATCAGCATTCATTGGTGCATAACAAAGCAGAACTGTTGCAAAAAGTAAAAGATACCCTGGGCGAATACGAACAACTCCTCGTAGAAGAATACATAGACGGGCGCGAATTCACTGTGCTGGTAGCCGCCAACACAGATGGCATCAGCAGCACTACTTTTAAACCCGTAGAGTTCATCTTCCCCGAAGGGTACCGTTTCAAGACCTACCAGCTCAAAACTTCCGAACTACACCCCGAAGCCAATATACCCTGTAACGACCCCGATATTGAACAACGTTTACGCCATGCCGCCCAGCGTATTTTCAAAACATTCAACGGGGTGGGATATGCCCGGCTCGATTTCAGGATGAATGAGAAAAGAGAATTGTATTTCCTGGAGATCAATTTTACCTGCTCTGTTTTTTACCAGAACGGTTATGAAGGATCGGCCGATTATATCCTCCGGCACGACGGCATCGGGCAGGCGGGTTTCCTGCCGCACATCATCGCCGAAGGTTTTTCCAGGCACTTACGCTTGCAGAAAAACTACAAGGTAAGCGGCAGTGCGATTGCCGGTTTCGGCATTTATGCCGTACGTGACATAGCTGCTAATGAGTTGATTTTCACCGGGGAAGGGCGTGCTCAGCGCATTGTTACCCGCCGTTATGTCATGCAGCATTGGTCTGGTGTTGATAAAGAAATTTTTCGCCGCTATGCCTACCCGCTCAGTAATGAAGTATTTTTGCTGTGGGATGATGATCCGGCTGCATGGGCTCCGCAAAACCATAGCTGCCAACCGAACACCGCGTATGATGGTCTTAATGTAGTGGCAGTTCGCCCTATAAACAAAGGCGAAGAGCTGACCCTCGACTATGCGTCCTTCCTGGACGAACAAATGGAGCCCTTCGATTGTAGCTGTGGCGCCGACAACTGTCGTAAACGGATAACCGGTACCCCGGGAAACTCTGTTAACGAAAGGGAAAAAAACAAAAGCGCTTAAACAGTTCTCCGGCTTTCCCGTCCTATACTTACTAACCTAGCCGATTCCAGAAACAACAGCTATACTGTTATGGAATAATGACAGTATAAAAAACCTATGTTAAACAGATAGGAGGAAATCTTATGTCAAGGTTTGAAATATTAAGAAAGCTTATCATGAAGCACCGGAATCAACTGGTGCTTACCTATGTATTATTCTCGCTGGAAATGCTCGGTACTTTGCTTCGTCCTTTTTTCCTGGGTGAAGCAGTGGATGATATGATGCGTGGAAGTTACCACGGGCTGATTGTACTGTCATCCGTTCATTTCGCCTGGCTCATCATTGGTACCCTTCGGCATCGTTACGATACACGCACTTACTCTGCTATCTATACCTCATTGGTAACCAAATTCCTTTCGCGCCGGATAGAACGCTCGCATGTATCGAAGCTCAGCGCCCATTCCACCCTGGCAAGGGAATTCGTTGATTTCCTGGAATTCGACCTCGTTTATGTTATTGAAGCGGTTTACAATATCCTGGGTTCTATGGTCCTGCTGTTTTTCTACCAATCATCTGTGGTACTGCTCTGCCTCGCCATCCTGGTACCGGTAATGGCCATGAGTTATTTCTATGGCAGGAAGATGAAAAGATTCAATCGACTGAAAAACGACGAATTGGAGCAACAGGTAGACATCATTTCATCGGGCGATAAAAAGGCCATCCATAAACATTTCAATAATTTACGCTTCTGGCAAATACGTATCAGCGACCAGGAAGCCTGGAACTTTGGTATCATGGAGCTGATGGTGATGATCGTGATCGGCCTGTCGCTCTTCATCACCAATAAAGTAGCCGGCACCACTTTACTGGCCGGTAATATCATTGGTATTTACAACTATGTGTTGAAATTCGTATCAGGGCTCGATACCATTCCTTATACCGTTCAACGCTTGTCTGCATTGAATGATATCACCCGCAGAATCGAGCTGCAGTCGGACGATTTTCCCGCAGAAGCGGAAAATCCCATGCCCGGTTCTGTGCGGCTAATTAAAAAAAGGGAATACGAAAAAACTTCTTAATTTTTCTTCCACTCAATCA
Coding sequences within it:
- a CDS encoding heavy-metal-associated domain-containing protein — protein: METLQFKTNIKCSGCVSKATPFLNNTAGANNWSVDVQSNDKVLTVVKEGIASSDAIIQSLAEAGFQAHLIGQE
- a CDS encoding SET domain-containing protein-lysine N-methyltransferase, which encodes MIPLPLVTPDDKRPANAGFAQVMLNNLTGQRSLHATRFFDAGDIICTFGAGSVQTEASYLTVQTGINRHITLQPEFLQYINHSCDPNVFFNTTSFELEALKPIQPGDELMFFYPSTEWNMAQPFECYCGSAQCLQQIRGAAHLTDDELRPYKLTNFIRQQLQKRKH
- a CDS encoding SET domain-containing protein-lysine N-methyltransferase, translating into MNQNQLRVKKVCVLQPDYSTTSVDYQYYDPPRDLSHLLPGVEVDHVLLNKLTTYKQLKALSHKGYDIFINLCEGYLEWEVPSIDVIHTLEMLDLPFTGPSSALYDPPKEQMKYVAYCESIKTPEYVLIESEAEVEKAVEKLQFPLFVKPAKAGDSLGIDQHSLVHNKAELLQKVKDTLGEYEQLLVEEYIDGREFTVLVAANTDGISSTTFKPVEFIFPEGYRFKTYQLKTSELHPEANIPCNDPDIEQRLRHAAQRIFKTFNGVGYARLDFRMNEKRELYFLEINFTCSVFYQNGYEGSADYILRHDGIGQAGFLPHIIAEGFSRHLRLQKNYKVSGSAIAGFGIYAVRDIAANELIFTGEGRAQRIVTRRYVMQHWSGVDKEIFRRYAYPLSNEVFLLWDDDPAAWAPQNHSCQPNTAYDGLNVVAVRPINKGEELTLDYASFLDEQMEPFDCSCGADNCRKRITGTPGNSVNEREKNKSA
- a CDS encoding ABC transporter six-transmembrane domain-containing protein, with the translated sequence MSRFEILRKLIMKHRNQLVLTYVLFSLEMLGTLLRPFFLGEAVDDMMRGSYHGLIVLSSVHFAWLIIGTLRHRYDTRTYSAIYTSLVTKFLSRRIERSHVSKLSAHSTLAREFVDFLEFDLVYVIEAVYNILGSMVLLFFYQSSVVLLCLAILVPVMAMSYFYGRKMKRFNRLKNDELEQQVDIISSGDKKAIHKHFNNLRFWQIRISDQEAWNFGIMELMVMIVIGLSLFITNKVAGTTLLAGNIIGIYNYVLKFVSGLDTIPYTVQRLSALNDITRRIELQSDDFPAEAENPMPGSVRLIKKREYEKTS